The Candidatus Latescibacter sp. genome has a window encoding:
- the rpsP gene encoding 30S ribosomal protein S16: MAVRLRMRRMGSHKRPFYRLVAADTRYQRDGRFLEILGYYDPKPAPYTFQVDSEKVMAWLQKGALMSPTVESLLRKEGIVQAYHLEKAGAGKSRENAPVAGESVENAQ; encoded by the coding sequence GCAGTTCGATTGAGAATGCGGAGAATGGGATCGCACAAACGCCCGTTTTACAGGCTTGTTGCGGCAGATACACGGTATCAGCGGGATGGAAGGTTCCTGGAAATCCTTGGATATTACGATCCTAAACCTGCGCCGTACACATTCCAGGTTGACAGTGAAAAGGTGATGGCGTGGCTTCAAAAAGGCGCACTCATGTCCCCGACTGTGGAAAGCCTCTTACGGAAAGAGGGGATTGTGCAGGCCTATCATCTGGAAAAGGCAGGTGCAGGAAAATCCCGGGAGAATGCGCCTGTGGCAGGTGAAAGTGTCGAGAACGCTCAGTAA